Proteins from one Candidatus Pantoea bituminis genomic window:
- a CDS encoding LLM class flavin-dependent oxidoreductase: MKNNAARKMIVNVNVLDFGHSGSARAYSGLPADTVMSADFYAELGRIAEQGTLDAFFLADHPSLTNDPRSSRGARALEPTAILTIVAETTTHLGLVGTLSTTYNDPVELADRFLTLDHLSGGRAAWNAVTTYSAATGPNFGLINNPDRETRYRRAETFVDVVAQLWRGAYTGKDVHIDNTDFKLSGRLSLPGSPQGFPLFIQAGDLTKVGRWQPEQQMLFFPLKWFYLQRGNIIIT; encoded by the coding sequence ATGAAAAATAACGCTGCACGTAAAATGATAGTGAACGTGAACGTACTGGATTTCGGCCATTCTGGTTCTGCACGAGCCTATTCTGGCCTTCCTGCTGATACAGTCATGTCCGCAGATTTTTATGCGGAACTGGGTAGAATTGCAGAGCAGGGAACGCTGGATGCCTTCTTCCTTGCAGACCACCCTTCTCTTACGAACGACCCACGAAGCAGCAGGGGTGCCAGAGCACTTGAACCAACTGCAATACTGACAATAGTAGCTGAGACCACAACTCATTTAGGGCTTGTGGGTACGCTATCTACCACATACAACGATCCTGTTGAACTGGCAGATCGCTTTCTGACACTGGATCATTTGAGTGGTGGCCGTGCAGCATGGAACGCTGTCACGACTTATAGTGCGGCAACAGGGCCAAACTTTGGACTTATAAATAATCCCGACCGTGAGACACGTTATCGCCGGGCAGAAACCTTTGTTGACGTAGTGGCTCAACTCTGGCGCGGTGCTTATACCGGAAAGGATGTACATATCGATAATACAGACTTTAAATTAAGCGGCCGGCTGTCGCTGCCGGGCTCTCCCCAAGGATTTCCTTTATTCATTCAGGCGGGGGATCTGACCAAGGTCGGGCGTTGGCAGCCAGAACAGCAAATGCTGTTTTTTC